The Granulicella arctica genome segment TGAACACGAAGGGCAATCGCCTGTTCTATCTGGCTGTGGCACCGGAGTTCTTTGCGGACATTACGCATCGTCTCGGCGCGCATGGCATGGCGAAGCCGGCTGAGGGTGAGAACCACTGGGTTCGCGTCATTATTGAGAAGCCCTTTGGGACGGATCTGGAATCGGCGCGTGAGTTGAACGACGCCGTCAATGCAGTTTTGTCTGAAGATCAGATCTTCCGTATCGATCACTATCTCGGTAAGGAGACGGTGCAGAATATCCTGGTTTTCCGCTTCGGTAACGGGATCTTCGAGCCGGTCTGGAACCGCAACTACATCGATCACGTCGAGATTACTGCTGCCGAGTCGATTGGCATCGAGGGACGTGGGCCGTTTTATGAGAAGGCTGGAGCCGTCCGTGACGTGTTGCAGAACCACGTGATGGAGGTGCTCTCGTTTGTTGCGATGGAACCACCTGACTCCTTCCAGGCGGATGCTGTCCGCACGGAGAAGCTCAAGGTCTGGCGTGCCATCGAGGGTATTCCGGTCGAGAACACTGTCCGTGGCCAGTATGGACCGGGTAATGTGGATGGCAAGGATGTTATCGGCTATCGGCAGGAGGATCGGGTCTCTCCGGAGTCGAGCACGGAGACCTTTGCGGCGATTCGTCTTGAGATCGAAAACTGGCGCTGGGCGGGAGTTCCGTTCTATCTTCGCGCTGGAAAGCGGCTGGCGAAGCGCGTGACAGAGGTGACTGTGGTGTTCAAACAGCCGCCGCTGCATCTCTTCAAGAGCAACAATAGCGATGACAAGATCGAGCCGAACATTCTGACGATGCGTATCCAGCCGGACGAGGGCATCTCGCTTCGCTTCGGGGCCAAGATTCCCGGACCGACGACGAATGTTCAGCCGGTTACGATGCACTTTAGCTATGCCGATGCGTTCGGCAAGTCGTCTGCCAACGGCTATGAGCGGTTGCTGCTCGACGCGATGCTGGGAGATGCGACTCTCTTTGCTCACCGCGATGGAGTGGAAGCCACATGGGCGTTGTTCACTCCGATTCTCGAGGCATGGGCGAAGAAGGCGGTTGCGGGCTTCCCGAACTATGCCGCTGGAAGCTGGGGCCCGGAGTGCGCCGACGAATTGCTCGCGAAGGATGGACGTACCTGGCAGAAGCTCTAACCTGATTCAGAAGGCGACGTGTCAGCCGCTCGGATGACACGTCGCTTGTTCTTTATTGCTACTGATGTTCGGCAAACCGCTCTGCTTTTGTACGATTGCCTGCATCTGAACCAGAACAGAAATCTGCATTTCACTTCAGGAAGAAACGGCCATGCCTCGTCCCGTCACTGTCACCTATCATGTTGCTCCTGACTCCGCTGCCGTTGCTCGGGCTGCAGCTGAGTTTTTTTCGTCGTCGGTGTCTGCGGCTGTAAAGGCGCGGGGGAGAGCTCGTGTCGCTCTCTCTGGGGGCAGTACCCCGAAGGCGATGTTTGCCCTGCTTGCCGATCCGAGCCAACCGTTTTTGAAGCAGGTTCCGTGGGATGCGCTTGATCTTTACTGGGTCGATGAGCGCGCGGTTCCCCCGACGGATGCCGACTCGAACTATCGCATGACCAATGAGGCTATGCTCTCGCATGTTCCTCTTGCTGCTGACCGTATTCATCGCATGGAGGGTGAGCTCGACCCTGAGGTGGCTGCTGCACGGTACGAGTCGACGCTGCGCAACACCTTTCGTCTGGAGGGGGCGGAGACGCCGACCTTCGATCTGATTCTGCTTGGGATGGGCGACGATGGCCATACGGCCTCGCTCTTTCCGCACACCGAGGCGTTGAACGAGATGAGCCGGTTGGTGGTCGCCAACCATGTGCCGCAGAAGGATACATGGCGGATTACGCTTACGTGGCCGGTCATCAATCAGGCTCGAGAGGTTGCTTTTCTCATCGAGGGTGCGGCGAAGACTCAGGTGTTGCATGATGTGCTGCTTGGTCCTTACCAGCCGGAGACCTACCCTTCGCAGCTTATTCGTCCTGCGAGCGGTAAACTTACCCTCTTGCTCGACACTCGCTCAGCAGCTAAGCTGCCAGAACCGGTCCCCTCCGAGACAGTCTCAGGTTCAACCGGCACATTGGAGCTCTCGTAAATGATTCTTGCTGGTGATGTTGGCGGTACGAAGGTTCATCTAGCGCTGTATGAGTTTATTGATGGCCGCCTCAAGGGCGTCCGCGATCAGAAGTTCCCCGCGCACGAGTTCGCGACGCTTGAGGACGTGGTTAACAAGTTTCTCGAAGGCGTTGAGGATCGGAAGAGCGAGATTATCGCTGCTTGCTTCGGTTGCCCCGGCCCGGTTCGCGACGGTCGCCTGAAGCTCACCAATCTGCCTTGGACGCTGGATGCGCGAGAGTTGCAGAGTTCGCTTGGCATCCGGCACATCTCGCTTATCAATGACCTGGAGGCGAATGGCTATGGGGTTCCCGAGCTTGCCCCGGACAAGATCTTTACCTTGCACGCGGGGGATTCGGAGGCTGTAGGGCATCGCGGCCTGATCGCTGCGGGGACCGGGCTGGGAGAAGCGATGCTGATCTGGGATGGCAAGTGCCATAGGCCGATTCCGTCGGAGGGTGGTCATTGCGACTTCGCTGCGCGTACGGATCGCGAGGTCGCTTTGCTGCAACACCTTCGTCGCACCCTGAATGGGCGGGTCAGCTTTGAGCGTGTAGTCTCGGGCCTTGGTATCAAGAATGTTTATGGCTACCTGCGTGACGTAGAGAAGCTTGATGAGCCGCAGTGGCTCCGTGATCGGCTTGCCGCGGAGGATCCCAATGCTGTTATCGGGACTTGCGCCGAGGATGGATCGAGCTCCATCTGTTTCGAGACGATGAAGCTGTTTTCAGCAGCGTATGGGGCGGAGACCGGCAACATTGCGCTCAAGGTGCTTGCTACTGGAGGCATGTATCTGGGCGGCGGCATCGCTCCGAAGATCCTTAAGACGCTCCAGAATGGGGCCTTCACGCAAGCCTTCCTCGATAAGGGACGTCTTTCGCCGCTGCTTCAATCGATTCCTGTCCGCGTGATTCTGGACGACACTTGCGCGCTGCTTGGGGCTGCCGCGTATGCCGAGGCTCGTGCGGCGGAGCTCTCGGGGCACTCCGAGCGTGCTGCTTCAACGACGCACGCTTAGATGAGTGCGAGAGTTTCTGCTGGCGAGCTGGACCTGAGCCGTCGCGCCGATCCGGAGACTCTTCCTGAGTTGATGGATCAGCCCTGCACGTATGAGGAGCTGAACGCTTGTTTGCGTGATATCGCGCGTGTCAACCGGCTTACGCTGGCGTACCGGCCGACACTGTCATGGCTGGCAGAGTTGATTGGTCAATCCTCTGTCTCGATCGGGCCTCTTCATATCGTCGATGTGGGGTGTGGGCATGGCGATATGCTGCGCCGCATTCATGGCTGGGCGGCAAGGCGTGGTGTTGCGGTCAATCTTACGGGGATTGACCTTAATCCCGATGCGATCCGTTCCGCGGTAGAGGCTACCCCTGCCAATCAGAATATTCGCTGGGTCCATGGGGATGCCTTTTCGTATCGTCCGGCTACAGGCATCGATGTGGTTGTCAGCTCGCTTGTGATGCATCATCTCTCCAATGCCGAGATCATTCCTTTTCTGAGGTGGATGGAGGCGACGGCGCGGCGCGGATGGTTTATCAACGACCTTCATCGGACTGCGCTTCCGTATCGCGCTTTTGGATGGATGACGACGCTGTTCGACTTTCATCCCTTTGTCCAGCGTGATGGGCTCGTCTCCATCCGCCGCAGCTTTCTCGCCGAAGACTGGCGACGTCTCTGCGGTGCCGCGAATCTGGCGCTTGAGGATTTATCCATTCGTGAGTACAGGCCGGCGCGCCTCTGTGTAGGCCGCATTAAACGGGAGTGACTGGCGTGGCTGAACAAACGATTGCCAACTCTCGTATTCTGTAACAGCTTTCAAAAACCGCCTGAGGCTCTCCATGTCCCTTTGTCGTACCCTGTTCGCCGCCGCCCTCGTTCTTACCATTTCGACTGCACTCGAGGGCCAGCGCCTTCCTGGGGGCGTGCATCCTGAGCACTACAGCCTGTCCCTTACTCCGGACCTGAAGGCTGCGACCTTTGCGGGAGACGAGACCATCGATCTCACCCTTGACGCGGCGAGCACCAGCATCACTTTGAACGCGGCGGAGATCGAGTTTCTCTCGGTCACGAGTGGCTCGCAGACGGCGTCTGTCTCGCTCGATCCTGCGCAGGAGCAGGCGACCTTTACCTTTCCGCAGGCGCTTCCTGCT includes the following:
- the zwf gene encoding glucose-6-phosphate dehydrogenase encodes the protein MSTTLAVPSTEADATKKGERIPEPCIVVIFGASGDLTKRKLLPALYHLDQSGLLPEDFAVVGVARRDLSSTFGPDMQDGILKGGGVEENDPKLAPFMDRVKYFATEFDNDEGFEKLKAYLADLDTKLNTKGNRLFYLAVAPEFFADITHRLGAHGMAKPAEGENHWVRVIIEKPFGTDLESARELNDAVNAVLSEDQIFRIDHYLGKETVQNILVFRFGNGIFEPVWNRNYIDHVEITAAESIGIEGRGPFYEKAGAVRDVLQNHVMEVLSFVAMEPPDSFQADAVRTEKLKVWRAIEGIPVENTVRGQYGPGNVDGKDVIGYRQEDRVSPESSTETFAAIRLEIENWRWAGVPFYLRAGKRLAKRVTEVTVVFKQPPLHLFKSNNSDDKIEPNILTMRIQPDEGISLRFGAKIPGPTTNVQPVTMHFSYADAFGKSSANGYERLLLDAMLGDATLFAHRDGVEATWALFTPILEAWAKKAVAGFPNYAAGSWGPECADELLAKDGRTWQKL
- the pgl gene encoding 6-phosphogluconolactonase; protein product: MPRPVTVTYHVAPDSAAVARAAAEFFSSSVSAAVKARGRARVALSGGSTPKAMFALLADPSQPFLKQVPWDALDLYWVDERAVPPTDADSNYRMTNEAMLSHVPLAADRIHRMEGELDPEVAAARYESTLRNTFRLEGAETPTFDLILLGMGDDGHTASLFPHTEALNEMSRLVVANHVPQKDTWRITLTWPVINQAREVAFLIEGAAKTQVLHDVLLGPYQPETYPSQLIRPASGKLTLLLDTRSAAKLPEPVPSETVSGSTGTLELS
- the glk gene encoding glucokinase, coding for MILAGDVGGTKVHLALYEFIDGRLKGVRDQKFPAHEFATLEDVVNKFLEGVEDRKSEIIAACFGCPGPVRDGRLKLTNLPWTLDARELQSSLGIRHISLINDLEANGYGVPELAPDKIFTLHAGDSEAVGHRGLIAAGTGLGEAMLIWDGKCHRPIPSEGGHCDFAARTDREVALLQHLRRTLNGRVSFERVVSGLGIKNVYGYLRDVEKLDEPQWLRDRLAAEDPNAVIGTCAEDGSSSICFETMKLFSAAYGAETGNIALKVLATGGMYLGGGIAPKILKTLQNGAFTQAFLDKGRLSPLLQSIPVRVILDDTCALLGAAAYAEARAAELSGHSERAASTTHA
- a CDS encoding methyltransferase domain-containing protein; this encodes MSARVSAGELDLSRRADPETLPELMDQPCTYEELNACLRDIARVNRLTLAYRPTLSWLAELIGQSSVSIGPLHIVDVGCGHGDMLRRIHGWAARRGVAVNLTGIDLNPDAIRSAVEATPANQNIRWVHGDAFSYRPATGIDVVVSSLVMHHLSNAEIIPFLRWMEATARRGWFINDLHRTALPYRAFGWMTTLFDFHPFVQRDGLVSIRRSFLAEDWRRLCGAANLALEDLSIREYRPARLCVGRIKRE